One window of the Enterobacter huaxiensis genome contains the following:
- a CDS encoding phage portal protein, which produces MSFLDDAIGLFSPGWKASRLRARAVIKAYEAVKQTRTHKAQKENRSADQLSQMGAVSLRQQARWLDNNHDLVIGVFDKLEERVVGAKGIIVEPHPMLTNGKIAKKLATDIRRKWGEWSVRPDVTTQFTRPMLERLMLRTWLRDGEVFAQLVRGTGNGLQPVAGVPFWLEALEPDFVPMNSDAATQLNQGVFVDNWGRPKKYQVYKSLPVSGRQFDTKEIDAENMLHLKFTRRLHQTRGTSLLSGVLMRLSALKEYEDSELTAARIAAALGMYIKKGDGQSFESDSSSDDRELMIQPGMLYDELQAGEEIGMIKSDRPNPNLESFRNGQLRAVSAGSRLSFSSTSRNYNGTYSAQRQELVESTDGYLILQDWFIGSVTRPMYRAWLKMAIAAGEIKLPRGIDMDSLYNAVYSGPVMPWIDPVKEANAWKTQIRGGAATESDWIRASGRNPDDVKSRRKAEVDENREQGLVFDTDPANDKGGTSAEAKEPGAPPSESQRKK; this is translated from the coding sequence ATGAGTTTTTTAGATGATGCAATTGGCCTGTTTTCACCAGGCTGGAAAGCCTCACGCCTGCGTGCCCGCGCAGTTATTAAGGCGTATGAGGCGGTAAAGCAAACGCGTACCCACAAAGCCCAGAAGGAAAATCGTTCAGCCGATCAGCTCAGCCAGATGGGGGCGGTTTCACTGAGGCAGCAGGCGCGCTGGCTGGACAACAACCACGATCTGGTGATTGGCGTTTTCGACAAGCTGGAAGAAAGGGTGGTTGGTGCGAAGGGCATCATTGTTGAACCGCATCCGATGCTGACTAACGGGAAGATAGCTAAAAAGCTGGCCACTGATATCCGCAGAAAGTGGGGCGAATGGTCCGTAAGACCCGATGTTACAACCCAGTTTACCCGCCCCATGCTGGAGCGGCTGATGCTGCGAACGTGGCTCCGGGACGGTGAGGTATTTGCTCAGCTGGTTCGCGGTACCGGAAATGGTCTTCAGCCGGTTGCTGGCGTGCCGTTCTGGTTGGAAGCGCTGGAGCCGGACTTCGTGCCGATGAACAGTGATGCCGCCACCCAGCTCAATCAGGGCGTTTTTGTCGATAACTGGGGGCGCCCGAAAAAATATCAGGTCTATAAAAGCCTGCCAGTATCCGGGCGTCAGTTCGATACCAAAGAGATAGATGCAGAAAACATGCTTCATCTCAAATTCACACGACGCCTGCACCAGACCCGCGGAACGTCTCTTTTGTCAGGTGTTCTGATGCGTCTGAGCGCGCTGAAAGAGTACGAGGACTCGGAGCTTACCGCTGCCAGAATTGCTGCCGCACTCGGCATGTATATCAAAAAAGGCGACGGACAGAGCTTCGAGTCTGATTCCAGCAGCGATGACCGCGAGCTAATGATTCAGCCCGGTATGCTCTATGACGAGCTGCAGGCCGGGGAAGAAATCGGGATGATTAAATCCGATCGCCCGAACCCTAACCTCGAGTCGTTTCGTAACGGACAGCTGCGTGCCGTGTCCGCCGGCAGTCGCCTCAGCTTTTCCAGCACATCCAGAAACTACAACGGCACGTACAGTGCCCAGCGGCAGGAGCTTGTCGAGTCAACCGACGGATATCTGATTCTTCAGGACTGGTTCATCGGTTCAGTGACCCGGCCCATGTACCGAGCCTGGCTGAAGATGGCTATTGCTGCCGGAGAAATCAAGCTGCCGAGAGGCATCGATATGGACTCGCTTTATAACGCGGTTTATTCGGGGCCCGTTATGCCGTGGATTGACCCCGTTAAAGAGGCGAATGCCTGGAAAACGCAGATCCGCGGCGGTGCTGCTACTGAATCCGACTGGATACGTGCCAGCGGTCGCAACCCGGATGATGTTAAGTCACGCCGTAAAGCGGAGGTTGACGAGAACCGTGAACAGGGCCTGGTGTTTGACACCGACCCCGCCAATGATAAAGGAGGCACCAGTGCCGAAGCCAAAGAACCGGGCGCGCCACCGTCCGAAAGCCAGCGCAAAAAGTAA
- a CDS encoding ClpP-like prohead protease/major capsid protein fusion protein: MIKEAPVPKPKNRARHRPKASAKSNSWFRMQASNNSEADIFIYDEIGYWGVTAKQFVNDLRALGDVTHINLYINSPGGDVFDGIAIYNALKHHGAAITVHIDGLAASMASVIAMVGNPVIMPENTMMMIHKPWGFAGGDASDMRDYADLLDKVESVLIPAYAQKTGKSTEEIAAMLEDETWMNGSECLELGFADQVTPSLQAMACIHSKRIEEFEKMPKSIRNMITPPRNTTQRDPVITQPQAPQAKTDPAPDENAIRAQVLAEQKARVNGIGDLFAMFGNKHIELQNKCIADPECSVAQAKDLLLTELGKSATPSNKTTDAHIYAGNGNFTGDGIRQALMARCGYENQERDNVYNGMTLREYARMALTERGIGVSSYNPMQMVGLALTHSTSDFGNILLDVANKSLLQGWDEAEETFQEWTKKGQLSDFKTAHRVNLGGFSSLRKVREGAEYKYVTTGDKGETIALATYGEIFSITRQAIINDDLSQLTDVPMKMGRAAKGTIGDLVYDILTKNPKLSDGKALFHADHKNLSSGAISVAALDDARKLMRLQKEGERALNIRPAYVLVPIGLETLANQTIKSASVKGADINSGIDNPIRNFAEVIAEPRLDAADEKAWYLAAARGTDTIEVAYLNGVDTPYIDQQEGFTTDGIATKVRIDAGVAPLDHRGMTKSTGQ; encoded by the coding sequence ATGATAAAGGAGGCACCAGTGCCGAAGCCAAAGAACCGGGCGCGCCACCGTCCGAAAGCCAGCGCAAAAAGTAATTCGTGGTTCCGCATGCAGGCCAGCAATAACAGCGAGGCCGACATTTTTATTTATGACGAAATCGGGTACTGGGGCGTAACGGCGAAACAGTTCGTCAATGATCTCCGGGCACTTGGGGACGTCACCCATATCAACCTTTATATCAACTCGCCCGGTGGTGATGTCTTCGACGGTATTGCTATCTATAACGCGCTGAAGCACCACGGCGCGGCGATTACCGTGCATATCGACGGTCTGGCGGCCTCCATGGCCTCGGTGATTGCGATGGTAGGCAATCCGGTCATCATGCCTGAAAACACGATGATGATGATCCATAAGCCCTGGGGGTTTGCTGGTGGTGACGCGAGCGATATGCGCGACTATGCGGATCTTCTCGACAAGGTTGAATCCGTTCTTATCCCGGCTTATGCGCAGAAAACCGGAAAATCCACCGAAGAAATTGCGGCAATGCTGGAGGACGAAACCTGGATGAACGGCAGCGAGTGCCTTGAACTGGGTTTTGCCGACCAGGTGACACCATCCCTTCAGGCTATGGCCTGTATTCATTCAAAACGTATTGAGGAATTTGAAAAAATGCCAAAAAGCATTCGCAACATGATCACCCCGCCGCGCAACACTACCCAGCGTGACCCGGTTATTACCCAGCCTCAGGCACCGCAGGCAAAAACAGACCCGGCACCGGATGAAAATGCGATCCGCGCGCAGGTGCTGGCTGAACAGAAAGCCCGTGTAAATGGTATTGGCGATCTCTTCGCTATGTTCGGCAACAAACATATTGAGTTACAGAACAAGTGTATTGCCGATCCTGAATGCTCTGTTGCGCAGGCAAAAGATTTGCTGCTGACCGAATTGGGTAAATCAGCCACGCCATCCAACAAAACTACTGATGCGCATATTTACGCCGGGAACGGCAATTTCACGGGTGACGGTATTCGCCAGGCGCTGATGGCGCGCTGCGGGTATGAAAATCAGGAACGGGATAACGTTTATAACGGCATGACCCTTCGTGAATATGCCCGTATGGCGCTGACTGAGCGCGGTATTGGCGTATCCAGTTATAACCCGATGCAAATGGTTGGCCTGGCACTAACGCACAGCACTTCAGACTTTGGCAATATCCTGCTGGATGTGGCGAACAAATCTCTGTTGCAGGGCTGGGATGAGGCGGAAGAAACCTTCCAGGAGTGGACTAAAAAAGGACAACTATCTGATTTTAAGACCGCTCATCGTGTTAACCTGGGTGGTTTCTCTTCGCTGCGCAAGGTGCGTGAAGGTGCGGAATACAAATATGTCACCACAGGGGACAAAGGCGAAACCATCGCGCTGGCAACCTACGGCGAAATCTTTTCGATAACCCGGCAGGCCATCATTAACGATGATCTCAGCCAGCTAACCGATGTACCGATGAAAATGGGTCGCGCCGCCAAAGGCACTATTGGCGATCTGGTATACGACATCCTTACCAAAAACCCGAAACTTTCAGACGGGAAAGCGTTGTTCCATGCCGACCATAAAAACCTCTCTTCTGGTGCGATTTCGGTGGCTGCGCTCGATGACGCGCGCAAATTGATGCGCCTGCAAAAAGAGGGCGAACGAGCGTTGAACATTCGTCCTGCCTATGTGCTGGTTCCTATTGGTCTGGAAACACTTGCTAACCAGACCATTAAATCGGCCAGCGTGAAAGGGGCCGATATCAATTCCGGTATCGATAACCCGATCCGCAATTTTGCTGAAGTCATCGCTGAACCTCGCCTGGATGCTGCTGACGAAAAAGCCTGGTATCTGGCAGCTGCTCGCGGAACTGACACCATCGAAGTGGCCTATCTGAACGGCGTTGATACACCTTACATCGATCAGCAGGAAGGCTTTACCACTGATGGTATCGCCACGAAAGTGCGTATTGATGCCGGTGTGGCGCCGCTGGACCATCGCGGCATGACCAAATCCACTGGTCAGTAA
- a CDS encoding DUF2190 family protein: MAKNYAQDGKTIPLVNSGATDVHSGDPVVVGKLIAVAITDIPAGDIGDGFTEGVFLLPKVSADAVTAGAQVYLKDGKITFEETDADAAGIAWEDAGANTTVIEVKINA; this comes from the coding sequence ATGGCTAAGAACTATGCGCAGGACGGGAAAACGATCCCTCTGGTAAACAGTGGTGCAACCGATGTTCACAGCGGCGACCCGGTTGTTGTTGGAAAACTTATCGCGGTGGCAATTACCGATATCCCGGCTGGCGATATCGGGGACGGTTTTACTGAGGGTGTTTTCCTCCTGCCAAAAGTATCCGCAGATGCGGTTACTGCCGGGGCGCAGGTGTATCTGAAGGACGGCAAAATCACGTTCGAAGAGACGGACGCCGATGCCGCGGGCATCGCCTGGGAAGATGCAGGGGCAAACACCACCGTTATTGAAGTTAAGATCAATGCCTAA
- a CDS encoding phage tail protein — translation MSVKGLERAIQNLNSLSRLIVPEATAKALNRVASRTISQGSKAVAKEATVDDNRKKGLPVRLVRQRSRLRKARHDRPVASIKINRGNLPAIKLGTASVRLSRKKGAKNGAGSVLKIGPYTFRNAFIQQLANGRWQVMRRVGQARYPIDVVKVPLETPLTVAFTAISKRLIESDMPKEFSTALKNQLRIHLKR, via the coding sequence ATGTCTGTGAAAGGACTGGAAAGGGCTATTCAGAACCTGAACAGCCTCAGCCGGTTAATCGTTCCTGAGGCAACCGCAAAAGCACTTAACCGGGTGGCCAGCAGAACGATAAGCCAGGGGAGCAAAGCTGTAGCGAAAGAAGCAACAGTTGATGATAACCGGAAAAAGGGGCTCCCGGTTCGTCTGGTCCGCCAGCGTTCCCGTCTGCGCAAGGCCCGTCACGATCGCCCGGTCGCGTCGATAAAAATTAACCGAGGTAATCTTCCTGCGATAAAGCTCGGCACGGCGAGCGTCCGGCTCTCGCGTAAAAAAGGGGCAAAAAACGGAGCGGGCAGCGTCCTTAAAATCGGGCCCTATACCTTTCGTAACGCTTTTATCCAACAGCTTGCGAACGGGCGCTGGCAGGTCATGCGGCGCGTAGGTCAGGCCCGTTATCCGATTGATGTGGTCAAAGTTCCTCTTGAGACACCCCTCACCGTGGCCTTCACCGCTATTTCAAAACGCCTTATTGAAAGCGATATGCCCAAAGAATTTTCCACAGCCCTGAAAAACCAACTGAGGATCCACCTGAAGCGATGA
- a CDS encoding phage minor tail U family protein produces the protein MNRHSAIRAAILAKLKAEITDTVTWFDGRPVFLEEQDLPAVAVYLSDAEYTGDSLDEDSWQAVVHIEVFLKASSPDSALDSWMEERVYPAMAFIPDLTELVETFTPQGYDYQRDDEMATWGSVDFTYLITYLI, from the coding sequence ATGAACAGACACAGCGCAATTCGTGCAGCCATTCTGGCAAAACTGAAAGCCGAGATCACCGACACGGTCACCTGGTTTGACGGGCGCCCTGTTTTTCTTGAAGAGCAGGATCTTCCTGCCGTGGCTGTATACCTTTCTGACGCGGAGTACACCGGCGATTCGCTTGACGAAGATTCGTGGCAGGCGGTTGTTCACATCGAGGTATTCCTTAAAGCCTCCAGCCCCGACAGCGCGCTTGATTCCTGGATGGAAGAGAGGGTGTATCCGGCAATGGCCTTCATCCCGGACCTGACCGAACTGGTCGAGACGTTCACCCCGCAGGGTTATGACTATCAGCGGGATGATGAAATGGCCACCTGGGGTTCAGTCGATTTCACGTACTTAATCACCTATTTAATTTAA
- a CDS encoding phage tail protein, which translates to MPTPNPLAPVKGAGTTLWLYTGTGNAFANPLSDIDWNRLAKIKELTPGEMTAESYDDTYLDDEDADWNATAQGAKSAGDTSFTLAWKPGEEGQKDLVAWFIDGSVRYYKIKYPNGTVDVFRGWCSSLGKAIPAKEVITRTAKITNTGKPELAEESGAPNISVTGVTLDKATASVAAGMTTTLNVTVNPVSASDASFRVATSDGAKATVTVSGTTITVTGVAAGTADIIVMTSDGNFVAVCKVTVTAA; encoded by the coding sequence ATGCCTACTCCAAACCCGCTGGCCCCCGTGAAAGGTGCCGGTACCACACTCTGGCTATACACCGGAACGGGCAACGCTTTCGCTAACCCACTCTCGGATATCGACTGGAACCGCCTGGCGAAAATTAAAGAGCTGACGCCGGGCGAAATGACCGCCGAATCGTATGACGACACTTACCTCGACGACGAGGATGCCGACTGGAACGCGACGGCTCAGGGGGCAAAATCTGCTGGCGATACCTCGTTCACCCTCGCCTGGAAGCCGGGCGAAGAAGGGCAAAAAGACCTGGTCGCATGGTTTATTGATGGCTCGGTACGCTATTACAAAATCAAATACCCGAACGGTACCGTCGACGTTTTCCGCGGCTGGTGCAGCAGCCTGGGTAAAGCCATTCCGGCAAAAGAGGTCATTACCCGTACAGCGAAAATCACCAATACCGGCAAGCCGGAACTGGCTGAAGAAAGCGGTGCGCCGAATATTTCTGTTACTGGCGTGACCCTTGATAAAGCCACGGCCAGCGTGGCCGCCGGAATGACCACAACGCTCAATGTGACGGTTAATCCTGTCAGCGCCTCTGATGCCTCGTTCCGCGTGGCAACCTCTGATGGGGCTAAAGCGACCGTTACCGTTAGCGGAACTACGATCACCGTGACGGGGGTGGCGGCCGGTACTGCTGACATCATTGTTATGACCAGCGACGGTAATTTCGTTGCGGTCTGCAAAGTCACCGTAACTGCAGCGTAA
- the gpG gene encoding phage tail assembly chaperone G has product MFLKKEKFTWQTESLTIFELSALQRIEYITFMAAEEKAVSADSDGISDQQMTARLIGSNIRCGARLIAMSLWHNDPAGTDVETLYQQVLSGWPPEAIGKAEMQIKLLSGMLVPVDDDSVADSDASAEAESAEPVTAEKPLPAS; this is encoded by the coding sequence ATGTTTCTGAAAAAAGAGAAGTTCACCTGGCAAACAGAATCCCTGACCATCTTCGAGCTGTCGGCGCTTCAGCGTATTGAGTACATCACGTTTATGGCCGCAGAGGAAAAAGCCGTCAGCGCTGACAGCGATGGCATCAGCGATCAGCAAATGACGGCCAGGCTGATTGGCTCAAATATTCGCTGCGGTGCGCGTTTGATCGCGATGTCTTTGTGGCATAACGATCCGGCTGGCACGGATGTGGAAACGCTTTATCAGCAGGTCCTTAGCGGCTGGCCGCCGGAGGCGATCGGTAAAGCAGAAATGCAAATAAAGCTGCTCTCCGGCATGCTCGTTCCGGTTGATGATGACAGCGTTGCCGATTCAGATGCCTCTGCGGAGGCCGAAAGCGCTGAACCCGTTACGGCGGAAAAGCCCTTGCCAGCGAGCTGA
- a CDS encoding phage tail assembly protein T, producing MLAGMTSSELGDWHQFYREHYFQDAQLDAHFSELLYSISTLFFRDPELTPAHFSLLSPSGIVINNDEPDDDSLMAAAEGITGGIRYGPAD from the coding sequence ATGCTGGCTGGAATGACTTCCAGTGAGCTGGGCGACTGGCACCAGTTCTACCGGGAGCATTATTTTCAGGACGCGCAGCTCGATGCGCATTTCTCAGAGCTGCTTTATTCCATCTCCACTCTTTTCTTCCGCGATCCGGAACTTACCCCCGCACATTTCAGCCTGCTGTCTCCTTCCGGTATCGTCATAAACAATGATGAGCCGGATGATGATTCGCTGATGGCCGCAGCTGAGGGGATAACAGGAGGTATCCGATATGGCCCAGCAGATTAG
- a CDS encoding phage tail tape measure protein translates to MAQQISDLVINLDVDSATFSEQVARIKGQLTGMAEDSEKAQTRMQRASERQAAAFKTVGDAGAAAAADMKSRQSAATEGLTKDWQNVSKSVDETHRRVTELNQRMRENDGQSAALARRQDELAASFFRQIDGVRQLNGETQSLANVQARFRAARAQGNITQQDYLALISRTTARQKELQIVEEKSAAARTRFLSQLKQQVAEQKLSGTELLRMKAAQVGASDAAEVYIRKLEAAKVATHGLGLQSAAARQELGILIGEVMRGNFGALRGSGITLANRAGWIDQLLSLRGLGIAGMVGGIAAAVFGLGKAWYDGSKESEEFNRQLILTGNYAGKTSGQLQALARSLAGNGITQHAAAGVLAQVVGSGAFSGNDVSMVSNVAARLQQATGQAVDETINQFKRLKDDPVNAVATLNDSLHFLTATQYEQIASAQALGDSQKAAELAMRAYSDAVIQRAGAVEDNLGTLEKAWNWVKSAASGAWDAMLGVGRNPDTAMKRQDSFAEWQAAEKEYRALSSNLKVDPDYAGNNVLQKADAERLRNARQQVELKKQAYDLADQQYAQEGLAAAREKMRTDQQAQAIRSQQQFNQLVESGATAAEKRASAEKKLSQLIEKNRQDAKDGVATLWTEKDIAAARAGIEKQWKDPKTPKGKSYSTPAGDKAEEKAQAELLTLQAQLKTLEQHTSVNDVISKQRQDLWQTENQFTVLQEAAGRRQLTAQEKSLLAHKEETLEYKRQLADLGDKVASQQKLNQLADQAVKFEQQQKAARAGLKAQSEGVSSRQAGRESTLERLSETYAYNPAAQKKVLEDQRATFADEDALRANWLAGAKQGWAEYQDSATNVFSSVQQISQATFTGLAGQLTSLVTTGKASFRDFTTSILKMIVNVINQLLVAYAIQSAMGWISSGTNTASAGQSFAVPSFRPPGYDVGGYTGHGGKYEPAGVVHRGEFVFTKESTSRIGVSNLYRLMRGYATGGLVGGGNAAAGMGGVSVYAPVSVTTGQSSDQKQQQNGGALAQAYQKVVDRSVRDGIAREIRPGGIIWNANKQR, encoded by the coding sequence ATGGCCCAGCAGATTAGCGATCTGGTCATCAACCTTGACGTCGACAGCGCCACGTTTAGTGAGCAGGTTGCCCGCATAAAGGGCCAGCTAACCGGGATGGCTGAGGACTCTGAAAAAGCCCAAACGCGAATGCAGCGCGCTTCCGAGCGGCAGGCGGCTGCGTTTAAAACCGTGGGCGACGCTGGCGCGGCGGCTGCCGCAGATATGAAATCCCGCCAGTCGGCCGCAACAGAAGGGCTGACCAAAGACTGGCAGAACGTTTCTAAGTCCGTTGATGAAACTCACCGCCGCGTGACCGAGCTTAATCAGCGCATGCGTGAAAATGACGGGCAGTCCGCAGCGCTTGCCCGCCGACAGGATGAACTGGCGGCATCATTTTTCCGCCAGATTGACGGCGTTCGCCAGCTCAATGGTGAAACACAGTCGCTTGCGAACGTGCAGGCGCGCTTTCGCGCAGCCAGGGCGCAGGGCAATATCACCCAGCAGGATTATCTTGCCCTTATTTCCCGCACCACGGCCCGGCAAAAAGAACTTCAGATCGTGGAGGAAAAATCGGCCGCCGCGCGTACGCGATTCCTCAGCCAGTTGAAGCAACAGGTTGCAGAGCAAAAACTCTCCGGTACCGAGCTGCTGCGCATGAAGGCGGCGCAGGTTGGTGCCAGCGATGCGGCTGAAGTCTATATCCGCAAGCTCGAAGCTGCCAAAGTTGCCACGCACGGCCTGGGGCTGCAAAGTGCTGCCGCACGGCAGGAGCTGGGGATACTGATCGGCGAGGTCATGCGCGGTAACTTTGGCGCGCTGCGCGGATCCGGGATCACGCTGGCCAACCGGGCAGGGTGGATAGACCAGCTTCTGTCGCTGCGCGGTCTTGGGATCGCCGGCATGGTCGGAGGGATTGCCGCGGCGGTATTCGGGCTTGGTAAAGCCTGGTATGACGGCAGCAAAGAGTCTGAGGAATTTAACAGGCAGCTGATCCTGACCGGGAACTACGCGGGGAAAACGTCAGGGCAGCTGCAGGCGCTGGCGCGCTCGCTGGCAGGTAATGGCATCACGCAGCATGCCGCTGCAGGCGTGCTGGCGCAGGTCGTTGGCAGCGGCGCGTTCAGCGGTAATGACGTCAGCATGGTCAGCAATGTTGCCGCCAGGCTGCAGCAGGCTACCGGGCAGGCCGTTGACGAAACCATAAATCAGTTTAAACGCCTGAAGGATGATCCGGTTAACGCGGTCGCGACGCTCAATGATTCCCTGCACTTTCTGACGGCCACCCAGTATGAACAGATTGCCTCTGCTCAGGCGCTGGGGGATTCGCAAAAGGCCGCCGAGCTGGCCATGAGGGCATATTCCGACGCGGTCATTCAGCGTGCCGGTGCGGTCGAGGATAATCTCGGAACCCTCGAAAAAGCCTGGAACTGGGTGAAAAGTGCCGCCTCCGGTGCGTGGGATGCAATGCTGGGCGTTGGGCGTAATCCTGACACCGCGATGAAGCGCCAGGACTCTTTTGCTGAATGGCAGGCAGCAGAGAAAGAGTACCGCGCGCTTTCCAGCAATCTTAAGGTCGACCCGGATTATGCCGGTAACAACGTTCTGCAAAAAGCTGATGCGGAAAGACTGAGAAACGCGCGCCAGCAGGTGGAGCTGAAAAAACAGGCTTACGATCTTGCCGATCAGCAATACGCCCAGGAAGGGCTGGCAGCCGCGCGGGAAAAAATGCGAACGGACCAGCAGGCTCAGGCAATCCGCAGCCAGCAGCAGTTCAACCAGCTGGTGGAGTCCGGCGCGACGGCGGCAGAAAAGCGTGCTTCAGCAGAGAAAAAGCTCAGTCAGCTTATTGAGAAAAACCGCCAGGATGCGAAAGACGGTGTCGCCACGCTGTGGACTGAAAAGGACATTGCCGCAGCTCGCGCCGGGATTGAAAAGCAGTGGAAGGATCCCAAAACGCCGAAAGGCAAAAGCTACTCAACGCCCGCCGGGGACAAAGCCGAGGAAAAGGCGCAGGCCGAACTTCTTACCCTTCAGGCCCAGCTTAAAACGCTTGAGCAGCATACCAGCGTGAACGACGTCATAAGCAAACAGCGTCAGGATCTCTGGCAGACTGAAAATCAGTTCACCGTTCTGCAGGAGGCCGCGGGGCGTCGTCAGCTTACGGCGCAGGAAAAATCCCTGCTGGCGCACAAGGAAGAAACGCTCGAGTACAAGCGGCAGCTGGCCGACCTGGGCGATAAGGTTGCCAGCCAGCAGAAGCTCAATCAGCTGGCCGATCAGGCCGTGAAGTTTGAGCAGCAACAAAAAGCCGCGAGGGCGGGTTTGAAGGCTCAGTCTGAGGGTGTTTCCAGCCGACAGGCCGGGAGAGAATCAACCTTAGAGCGTCTCAGCGAAACCTATGCCTACAATCCGGCAGCGCAGAAAAAGGTGCTTGAAGATCAAAGGGCAACTTTTGCGGATGAAGATGCCCTTCGCGCGAACTGGCTGGCCGGAGCTAAGCAGGGCTGGGCTGAATATCAGGATTCAGCAACAAACGTTTTCAGCTCGGTACAGCAAATTTCTCAGGCCACATTCACCGGGCTGGCGGGCCAGCTCACCAGCCTTGTGACAACCGGCAAAGCCAGCTTCAGGGACTTCACCACCTCGATCCTCAAAATGATAGTAAACGTTATTAACCAGCTTCTGGTGGCTTATGCCATCCAGAGTGCAATGGGCTGGATAAGTAGCGGAACTAATACGGCCTCTGCAGGACAGTCATTCGCGGTACCGTCTTTCCGGCCCCCTGGCTACGACGTGGGTGGTTACACAGGGCATGGTGGAAAGTATGAGCCTGCCGGTGTTGTCCACCGGGGAGAGTTCGTCTTCACCAAAGAGTCAACCAGCCGTATTGGTGTAAGCAACCTTTATCGGCTTATGCGTGGGTACGCCACGGGCGGTCTGGTAGGGGGGGGTAATGCAGCTGCTGGTATGGGGGGCGTGAGTGTTTACGCTCCTGTTTCAGTTACAACCGGACAATCCAGCGACCAGAAGCAGCAACAAAATGGTGGTGCACTCGCTCAGGCTTACCAGAAAGTGGTCGATCGCTCTGTGCGGGATGGGATAGCCCGTGAAATAAGACCTGGTGGGATTATCTGGAATGCTAATAAACAGAGGTAA
- a CDS encoding phage tail protein has protein sequence MAIEHFGWRIQAASQPTLSSKDTIRTAQFGDGYKQVSGSGLNDEVLNYAFSFTGDPVTAREIHAFLRRHKTTSFSFTPPGGELTLWRVEADSLQRVTLNKKVETVTATFEQAFKP, from the coding sequence ATGGCCATAGAGCATTTTGGCTGGCGCATTCAGGCCGCCAGTCAGCCGACGCTGAGCAGTAAAGACACCATCAGAACGGCACAGTTTGGCGATGGGTATAAACAGGTGAGCGGGTCGGGTCTGAACGATGAGGTGTTGAATTATGCCTTCTCTTTTACCGGCGATCCGGTTACAGCCAGGGAGATTCATGCCTTCCTCCGGAGACATAAAACAACATCGTTCTCGTTCACTCCGCCAGGCGGTGAGTTGACGTTGTGGCGCGTAGAGGCAGACAGCCTGCAGCGAGTCACACTGAATAAAAAAGTTGAAACCGTTACTGCAACTTTCGAACAGGCATTCAAACCATGA
- a CDS encoding phage minor tail protein L, translated as MSLNADYQKLEPGSEVRLFEVDGSAFGVGEILRFHAYNIPHTEQEILAAGGDETKLPAKSIWWQGEEYSAWPCQIEGIETSTDGNSAQPKLSVANLDSSITALCLAYDDLLQAKVTIHDTLAKYLDTQNFPDGNATADPTQEKLKVFYIDAKSSETNEIVEFTLSSPMDLQELMIPTRQLHSLCTWCIRNKYRTGDGCDYVGTRYFDKHNNPVDDPSKDECNGTLSACKLRHGDANELPFGGFPGTSLIRS; from the coding sequence ATGAGCTTAAACGCAGATTATCAAAAGCTGGAGCCCGGCAGTGAGGTAAGGCTCTTTGAAGTGGACGGAAGTGCTTTTGGGGTGGGTGAGATTTTACGATTCCACGCCTACAACATTCCTCATACTGAACAGGAGATTCTCGCAGCAGGCGGAGATGAAACCAAACTTCCTGCCAAAAGTATCTGGTGGCAGGGGGAAGAGTACTCGGCCTGGCCGTGCCAGATTGAAGGTATAGAGACGTCAACGGATGGCAACTCAGCCCAGCCGAAGCTTTCAGTTGCCAACCTGGATAGTTCGATCACCGCATTATGTCTTGCCTATGATGACCTGCTGCAGGCTAAGGTGACGATCCATGACACGCTGGCAAAATACCTTGATACGCAGAACTTTCCAGACGGCAATGCTACGGCAGACCCTACGCAGGAAAAGCTTAAGGTGTTCTACATCGATGCCAAAAGCAGTGAGACGAACGAGATTGTGGAATTTACGCTTTCCAGCCCGATGGACTTGCAGGAGCTGATGATTCCAACACGCCAGCTGCATTCTCTGTGTACCTGGTGCATCCGGAACAAATATCGAACCGGCGACGGCTGTGATTATGTCGGAACGCGCTATTTCGATAAGCACAATAATCCGGTTGACGATCCTTCGAAGGATGAATGCAACGGAACGCTGTCTGCCTGCAAACTTCGACATGGAGATGCTAACGAACTGCCGTTTGGTGGCTTCCCGGGCACGTCTTTGATCAGGAGTTGA